One Nerophis lumbriciformis linkage group LG21, RoL_Nlum_v2.1, whole genome shotgun sequence DNA segment encodes these proteins:
- the LOC133621385 gene encoding gamma-aminobutyric acid type B receptor subunit 2-like isoform X3 — MSPRLRCLLFYFLLPGPVAARVRHPLPVLWMRPAGHGGGVNETVQQALRDLKKQAPPLGNYELQLHAVDSKCDTSAALKALFDAMWAGPEYRLLFGGACPSVTPLLARALPALRMVQVTFSAPGRKWYRNTFSTAPSRRAVNQAAVKLLQRYRWTRVGIIAQEGSSEMAEDLSRHLMKARLELVSMATLHHNDCTGLMDIMERDVRVFIVLAPSDEDSVSQVFCCASRLKLSTSGHQWVVAGGGDPGWRSRSRVSVCTWNEVMAVADGAIWLQTTRVVATPRLPGRVRHESFFAGVCSRVTVTCPQTPQEALHLQQSAKVNPLHAFAYDAVWVAAIALSEATEAVKRREKYAGVGEEEVARALHDAVKRTHFDGVTVSAPFTSCLRGGGVTVVTSRVSQGSVSFQDGDRVTAITVLQSQGEDLVMVGEFLSDTRHLRLAEHLVKFKDPTPMHEERRHANVLLPRMVAAVAAVTAALSLTALCITTIKRHASATHDALLLLAVLLSTSSVMAACPDDNSLPQSTLNLLCSVRLWLLSLGQTLGFSAVFTRTWRHFSPGGVVPPPCYVASILALLDVFVLTTWQMVDPLRRVVMRHRPQGDSAPLDVVSWLPSDGCSSNNMEEWTAFIYAYKAALLGVGCFVAWNIRRRSTVLAFSMSAVAAVSVAGACAWPLLAHNPSLHFCVTSALVLACDLLVLAAMFEVRIGQLHGGGGGAPEGGATRGEAAEALNRRLKQERAELDARIDTLCHALEAQLAQSATGSCSPLKSCVRDDSGPAAEAGSEVRENPTDVNAPDLVRRRLSVQLPILHHSYLAVIGGVSASSSAHFGSREMFNATSVKPQL; from the exons ATGTCGCCTCGTCTCCGCTGTCTGCTCTTCTACTTCCTGCTGCCGGGCCCGGTGGCGGCCCGCGTCCGTCACCCACTTCCTGTCCTGTGGATGAGGCCCGCGGGTCACGGGGGCGGAGTCAACGAGACCGTCCAGCAGGCCCTGCGGGACCTGAAGAAGCAAGCCCCGCCTCTGGGAAACTACGAGCTTCAACTCCACGCCGTGGACTCCAAG TGTGACACGTCGGCCGCCCTCAAAGCTTTGTTTGATGCCATGTGGGCGGGGCCTGAGTATCGCTTGCTGTTTGGAGGGGCGTGTCCTTCTGTCACGCCGCTATTGGCTCGTGCTCTGCCGGCGCTCAGGATGGTGCAG gtaacttTTTCAGCACCCGGAAGGAAGTGGTACAGGAACACGTTCAGCACGGCGCCCTCTCGCCGGGCGGTCAATCAGGCCGCCGTCAAGCTGCTGCAGCGCTACAGGTGGACGCGTGTCGGCATCATCGCGCAGGAAGGGTCCTCGGAG ATGGCGGAGGATCTGAGCAGACACCTGATGAAGGCCCGCCTTGAGCTGGTTTCCATGGCGACGCTCCACCACAATGACTGCACCGGCTTGATGGACATAATG GAACGCGACGTGCGCGTCTTCATCGTCCTCGCGCCTTCTGATGAAGATTCTGTCTCTCAGGTTTTCTGCTGT GCCTCCAGACTGAAGCTGTCAACTTCAGGACATCAGTGGGTTGTGGCAGGAGGAGGAGACCCAGGATGGAGGTCCAGGTCGCGGGTGTCAGTCTGCACGTGGAATGAGGTGATGGCGGTGGCAGACGGCGCCATCTGGCTGCAGACAACACGTGTTGTCGCCACGCCAAGACTTCCTGGAAGGGTGCGCCATGAGTCTTTTTTTGCCGGCGTGTGTTCCCGTGTGACGGTGACATGTCCGCAGACACCCCAAGAGGCTCTCCACCTCCAGCAGAGTGCAAAGGTCAACCCACTCCACGCCTTCGCCTATGACGCCGTGTGGGTGGCGGCCATCGCTCTGAGCGAGGCGACGGAAGCGGTGAAGCGGCGAGAGAAATACGCCGGCGTCGGTGAGGAGGAAGTGGCGAGGGCGCTGCACGACGCCGTCAAGCGTACACACTTCGATGGCGTGACGGTCAGTGCACCATTCACTTCCTGTCTGCGAGGAGGCGGAGTCACCGTGGTGACATCGCGTGTTTCTCAGGGTTCGGTTTCCTTCCAAGATGGCGACCGAGTGACGGCCATCACAGTGCTTCAGTCTCAAG GCGAAGACCTGGTGATGGTGGGAGAGTTCCTCAGCGACACGCGACACCTGCGACTGGCTGAGCATCTCGTAAAGTTCAAAG ACCCGACTCCGATGCATGAGGAGCGACGTCACGCCAACGTCCTCCTCCCCAGAATGGTGGCAGCGGTCGCCGCGGTAACCGCCGCCCTTTCTTTGACCGCCCTGTGCATCACCACCATCAAGCGCCACGCATCCGCTACCCACGATGCACTGCTGCTGCTGGCCGTCCTTCTCTCCACCTCCTCCGTCATGGCCGCCTGCCCTGATGACAACTCGCTACCCCAATCGACGCTCAACCTTCTCTGCTCG GTCCGTTTATGGCTTTTGTCGTTGGGTCAAACTCTGGGCTTCTCTGCAGTCTTCACCCGAACATGGCGCCATTTCTCGCCAGGAGGTGTTGTGCCACCGCCGTGCTACGTGGCGTCCATCTTGGCTCTGCTGGACGTGTTTGTTTTGACCACCTGGCAAATGGTGGACCCTCTCAGGCGGGTGGTGATGCGGCACAGGCCGCAG GGTGACTCCGCCCCCTTGGACGTCGTCTCGTGGTTGCCCTCTGATGGCTGCAGCAGCAACAACATGGAGGAGTGGACCGCCTTCATCTACGCTTACAAAGCAGCGCTGCTG GGTGTGGGATGTTTCGTGGCGTGGAACATCAGGAGGCGCAGCACGGTCTTGGCGTTCAGTATGTCGGCGGTGGCGGCGGTCAGCGTGGCGGGGGCGTGCGCTTGGCCGCTGCTCGCCCACAATCCTTCACTTCACTTCTGCGTGACCAGCGCTCTGGTCCTCGCCTGCGACCTCCTGGTCCTCGCCGCCATGTTCGAGGTCCGCATCGGCCAGCTGCACGGCGGAGGGGGCGGGGCCCCAGAGGGAGGAGCTACAAGGGGCGAGGCCGCAGAAGCGCTCAACCGACGGCTGAAACAGGAAAGGGCTGAG CTGGACGCTCGCATTGACACACTCTGCCACGCTTTGGAGGCGCAGCTTGCTCAGAGCGCCACAGGAAGCTGTTCGCCACTTAAATCCTGCGTGCGTGATGACAGCGGTCCGGCGGCGGAGGCCGGGTCAGAGGTCAGAGAGAATCCAACCGACGTCAACGCTCCTGACCT CGTGCGGCGCCGTCTGTCCGTCCAGCTGCCCATCCTCCATCACTCCTACCTGGCTGTCATTGGCGGCGTCAGCGCCAGTAGCTCCGCCCACTTTGGAAGCAGGGAAATGTTCAACGCCACTTCCGTGAAGCCGCAGCTCTGA
- the LOC133621385 gene encoding gamma-aminobutyric acid type B receptor subunit 2-like isoform X1 has protein sequence MSPRLRCLLFYFLLPGPVAARVRHPLPVLWMRPAGHGGGVNETVQQALRDLKKQAPPLGNYELQLHAVDSKCDTSAALKALFDAMWAGPEYRLLFGGACPSVTPLLARALPALRMVQVTFSAPGRKWYRNTFSTAPSRRAVNQAAVKLLQRYRWTRVGIIAQEGSSEMAEDLSRHLMKARLELVSMATLHHNDCTGLMDIMERDVRVFIVLAPSDEDSVSQVFCCASRLKLSTSGHQWVVAGGGDPGWRSRSRVSVCTWNEVMAVADGAIWLQTTRVVATPRLPGRVRHESFFAGVCSRVTVTCPQTPQEALHLQQSAKVNPLHAFAYDAVWVAAIALSEATEAVKRREKYAGVGEEEVARALHDAVKRTHFDGVTVSAPFTSCLRGGGVTVVTSRVSQGSVSFQDGDRVTAITVLQSQGEDLVMVGEFLSDTRHLRLAEHLVKFKDPTPMHEERRHANVLLPRMVAAVAAVTAALSLTALCITTIKRHASATHDALLLLAVLLSTSSVMAACPDDNSLPQSTLNLLCSVRLWLLSLGQTLGFSAVFTRTWRHFSPGGVVPPPCYVASILALLDVFVLTTWQMVDPLRRVVMRHRPQVRPVLIDNSEERGQPLWAIQGDSAPLDVVSWLPSDGCSSNNMEEWTAFIYAYKAALLGVGCFVAWNIRRRSTVLAFSMSAVAAVSVAGACAWPLLAHNPSLHFCVTSALVLACDLLVLAAMFEVRIGQLHGGGGGAPEGGATRGEAAEALNRRLKQERAELDARIDTLCHALEAQLAQSATGSCSPLKSCVRDDSGPAAEAGSEVRENPTDVNAPDLVRRRLSVQLPILHHSYLAVIGGVSASSSAHFGSREMFNATSVKPQL, from the exons ATGTCGCCTCGTCTCCGCTGTCTGCTCTTCTACTTCCTGCTGCCGGGCCCGGTGGCGGCCCGCGTCCGTCACCCACTTCCTGTCCTGTGGATGAGGCCCGCGGGTCACGGGGGCGGAGTCAACGAGACCGTCCAGCAGGCCCTGCGGGACCTGAAGAAGCAAGCCCCGCCTCTGGGAAACTACGAGCTTCAACTCCACGCCGTGGACTCCAAG TGTGACACGTCGGCCGCCCTCAAAGCTTTGTTTGATGCCATGTGGGCGGGGCCTGAGTATCGCTTGCTGTTTGGAGGGGCGTGTCCTTCTGTCACGCCGCTATTGGCTCGTGCTCTGCCGGCGCTCAGGATGGTGCAG gtaacttTTTCAGCACCCGGAAGGAAGTGGTACAGGAACACGTTCAGCACGGCGCCCTCTCGCCGGGCGGTCAATCAGGCCGCCGTCAAGCTGCTGCAGCGCTACAGGTGGACGCGTGTCGGCATCATCGCGCAGGAAGGGTCCTCGGAG ATGGCGGAGGATCTGAGCAGACACCTGATGAAGGCCCGCCTTGAGCTGGTTTCCATGGCGACGCTCCACCACAATGACTGCACCGGCTTGATGGACATAATG GAACGCGACGTGCGCGTCTTCATCGTCCTCGCGCCTTCTGATGAAGATTCTGTCTCTCAGGTTTTCTGCTGT GCCTCCAGACTGAAGCTGTCAACTTCAGGACATCAGTGGGTTGTGGCAGGAGGAGGAGACCCAGGATGGAGGTCCAGGTCGCGGGTGTCAGTCTGCACGTGGAATGAGGTGATGGCGGTGGCAGACGGCGCCATCTGGCTGCAGACAACACGTGTTGTCGCCACGCCAAGACTTCCTGGAAGGGTGCGCCATGAGTCTTTTTTTGCCGGCGTGTGTTCCCGTGTGACGGTGACATGTCCGCAGACACCCCAAGAGGCTCTCCACCTCCAGCAGAGTGCAAAGGTCAACCCACTCCACGCCTTCGCCTATGACGCCGTGTGGGTGGCGGCCATCGCTCTGAGCGAGGCGACGGAAGCGGTGAAGCGGCGAGAGAAATACGCCGGCGTCGGTGAGGAGGAAGTGGCGAGGGCGCTGCACGACGCCGTCAAGCGTACACACTTCGATGGCGTGACGGTCAGTGCACCATTCACTTCCTGTCTGCGAGGAGGCGGAGTCACCGTGGTGACATCGCGTGTTTCTCAGGGTTCGGTTTCCTTCCAAGATGGCGACCGAGTGACGGCCATCACAGTGCTTCAGTCTCAAG GCGAAGACCTGGTGATGGTGGGAGAGTTCCTCAGCGACACGCGACACCTGCGACTGGCTGAGCATCTCGTAAAGTTCAAAG ACCCGACTCCGATGCATGAGGAGCGACGTCACGCCAACGTCCTCCTCCCCAGAATGGTGGCAGCGGTCGCCGCGGTAACCGCCGCCCTTTCTTTGACCGCCCTGTGCATCACCACCATCAAGCGCCACGCATCCGCTACCCACGATGCACTGCTGCTGCTGGCCGTCCTTCTCTCCACCTCCTCCGTCATGGCCGCCTGCCCTGATGACAACTCGCTACCCCAATCGACGCTCAACCTTCTCTGCTCG GTCCGTTTATGGCTTTTGTCGTTGGGTCAAACTCTGGGCTTCTCTGCAGTCTTCACCCGAACATGGCGCCATTTCTCGCCAGGAGGTGTTGTGCCACCGCCGTGCTACGTGGCGTCCATCTTGGCTCTGCTGGACGTGTTTGTTTTGACCACCTGGCAAATGGTGGACCCTCTCAGGCGGGTGGTGATGCGGCACAGGCCGCAGGTGAGACCAGTTCTAATAGACAACTCTGAGGAGCGAGGTCAACCTTTGTGGGCTATTCAGGGTGACTCCGCCCCCTTGGACGTCGTCTCGTGGTTGCCCTCTGATGGCTGCAGCAGCAACAACATGGAGGAGTGGACCGCCTTCATCTACGCTTACAAAGCAGCGCTGCTG GGTGTGGGATGTTTCGTGGCGTGGAACATCAGGAGGCGCAGCACGGTCTTGGCGTTCAGTATGTCGGCGGTGGCGGCGGTCAGCGTGGCGGGGGCGTGCGCTTGGCCGCTGCTCGCCCACAATCCTTCACTTCACTTCTGCGTGACCAGCGCTCTGGTCCTCGCCTGCGACCTCCTGGTCCTCGCCGCCATGTTCGAGGTCCGCATCGGCCAGCTGCACGGCGGAGGGGGCGGGGCCCCAGAGGGAGGAGCTACAAGGGGCGAGGCCGCAGAAGCGCTCAACCGACGGCTGAAACAGGAAAGGGCTGAG CTGGACGCTCGCATTGACACACTCTGCCACGCTTTGGAGGCGCAGCTTGCTCAGAGCGCCACAGGAAGCTGTTCGCCACTTAAATCCTGCGTGCGTGATGACAGCGGTCCGGCGGCGGAGGCCGGGTCAGAGGTCAGAGAGAATCCAACCGACGTCAACGCTCCTGACCT CGTGCGGCGCCGTCTGTCCGTCCAGCTGCCCATCCTCCATCACTCCTACCTGGCTGTCATTGGCGGCGTCAGCGCCAGTAGCTCCGCCCACTTTGGAAGCAGGGAAATGTTCAACGCCACTTCCGTGAAGCCGCAGCTCTGA
- the LOC133621385 gene encoding gamma-aminobutyric acid type B receptor subunit 2-like isoform X4 has protein sequence MSPRLRCLLFYFLLPGPVAARVRHPLPVLWMRPAGHGGGVNETVQQALRDLKKQAPPLGNYELQLHAVDSKCDTSAALKALFDAMWAGPEYRLLFGGACPSVTPLLARALPALRMVQVTFSAPGRKWYRNTFSTAPSRRAVNQAAVKLLQRYRWTRVGIIAQEGSSEMAEDLSRHLMKARLELVSMATLHHNDCTGLMDIMERDVRVFIVLAPSDEDSVSQVFCCASRLKLSTSGHQWVVAGGGDPGWRSRSRVSVCTWNEVMAVADGAIWLQTTRVVATPRLPGRVRHESFFAGVCSRVTVTCPQTPQEALHLQQSAKVNPLHAFAYDAVWVAAIALSEATEAVKRREKYAGVGEEEVARALHDAVKRTHFDGVTGSVSFQDGDRVTAITVLQSQGEDLVMVGEFLSDTRHLRLAEHLVKFKDPTPMHEERRHANVLLPRMVAAVAAVTAALSLTALCITTIKRHASATHDALLLLAVLLSTSSVMAACPDDNSLPQSTLNLLCSVRLWLLSLGQTLGFSAVFTRTWRHFSPGGVVPPPCYVASILALLDVFVLTTWQMVDPLRRVVMRHRPQVRPVLIDNSEERGQPLWAIQGDSAPLDVVSWLPSDGCSSNNMEEWTAFIYAYKAALLGVGCFVAWNIRRRSTVLAFSMSAVAAVSVAGACAWPLLAHNPSLHFCVTSALVLACDLLVLAAMFEVRIGQLHGGGGGAPEGGATRGEAAEALNRRLKQERAELDARIDTLCHALEAQLAQSATGSCSPLKSCVRDDSGPAAEAGSEVRENPTDVNAPDLVRRRLSVQLPILHHSYLAVIGGVSASSSAHFGSREMFNATSVKPQL, from the exons ATGTCGCCTCGTCTCCGCTGTCTGCTCTTCTACTTCCTGCTGCCGGGCCCGGTGGCGGCCCGCGTCCGTCACCCACTTCCTGTCCTGTGGATGAGGCCCGCGGGTCACGGGGGCGGAGTCAACGAGACCGTCCAGCAGGCCCTGCGGGACCTGAAGAAGCAAGCCCCGCCTCTGGGAAACTACGAGCTTCAACTCCACGCCGTGGACTCCAAG TGTGACACGTCGGCCGCCCTCAAAGCTTTGTTTGATGCCATGTGGGCGGGGCCTGAGTATCGCTTGCTGTTTGGAGGGGCGTGTCCTTCTGTCACGCCGCTATTGGCTCGTGCTCTGCCGGCGCTCAGGATGGTGCAG gtaacttTTTCAGCACCCGGAAGGAAGTGGTACAGGAACACGTTCAGCACGGCGCCCTCTCGCCGGGCGGTCAATCAGGCCGCCGTCAAGCTGCTGCAGCGCTACAGGTGGACGCGTGTCGGCATCATCGCGCAGGAAGGGTCCTCGGAG ATGGCGGAGGATCTGAGCAGACACCTGATGAAGGCCCGCCTTGAGCTGGTTTCCATGGCGACGCTCCACCACAATGACTGCACCGGCTTGATGGACATAATG GAACGCGACGTGCGCGTCTTCATCGTCCTCGCGCCTTCTGATGAAGATTCTGTCTCTCAGGTTTTCTGCTGT GCCTCCAGACTGAAGCTGTCAACTTCAGGACATCAGTGGGTTGTGGCAGGAGGAGGAGACCCAGGATGGAGGTCCAGGTCGCGGGTGTCAGTCTGCACGTGGAATGAGGTGATGGCGGTGGCAGACGGCGCCATCTGGCTGCAGACAACACGTGTTGTCGCCACGCCAAGACTTCCTGGAAGGGTGCGCCATGAGTCTTTTTTTGCCGGCGTGTGTTCCCGTGTGACGGTGACATGTCCGCAGACACCCCAAGAGGCTCTCCACCTCCAGCAGAGTGCAAAGGTCAACCCACTCCACGCCTTCGCCTATGACGCCGTGTGGGTGGCGGCCATCGCTCTGAGCGAGGCGACGGAAGCGGTGAAGCGGCGAGAGAAATACGCCGGCGTCGGTGAGGAGGAAGTGGCGAGGGCGCTGCACGACGCCGTCAAGCGTACACACTTCGATGGCGTGACG GGTTCGGTTTCCTTCCAAGATGGCGACCGAGTGACGGCCATCACAGTGCTTCAGTCTCAAG GCGAAGACCTGGTGATGGTGGGAGAGTTCCTCAGCGACACGCGACACCTGCGACTGGCTGAGCATCTCGTAAAGTTCAAAG ACCCGACTCCGATGCATGAGGAGCGACGTCACGCCAACGTCCTCCTCCCCAGAATGGTGGCAGCGGTCGCCGCGGTAACCGCCGCCCTTTCTTTGACCGCCCTGTGCATCACCACCATCAAGCGCCACGCATCCGCTACCCACGATGCACTGCTGCTGCTGGCCGTCCTTCTCTCCACCTCCTCCGTCATGGCCGCCTGCCCTGATGACAACTCGCTACCCCAATCGACGCTCAACCTTCTCTGCTCG GTCCGTTTATGGCTTTTGTCGTTGGGTCAAACTCTGGGCTTCTCTGCAGTCTTCACCCGAACATGGCGCCATTTCTCGCCAGGAGGTGTTGTGCCACCGCCGTGCTACGTGGCGTCCATCTTGGCTCTGCTGGACGTGTTTGTTTTGACCACCTGGCAAATGGTGGACCCTCTCAGGCGGGTGGTGATGCGGCACAGGCCGCAGGTGAGACCAGTTCTAATAGACAACTCTGAGGAGCGAGGTCAACCTTTGTGGGCTATTCAGGGTGACTCCGCCCCCTTGGACGTCGTCTCGTGGTTGCCCTCTGATGGCTGCAGCAGCAACAACATGGAGGAGTGGACCGCCTTCATCTACGCTTACAAAGCAGCGCTGCTG GGTGTGGGATGTTTCGTGGCGTGGAACATCAGGAGGCGCAGCACGGTCTTGGCGTTCAGTATGTCGGCGGTGGCGGCGGTCAGCGTGGCGGGGGCGTGCGCTTGGCCGCTGCTCGCCCACAATCCTTCACTTCACTTCTGCGTGACCAGCGCTCTGGTCCTCGCCTGCGACCTCCTGGTCCTCGCCGCCATGTTCGAGGTCCGCATCGGCCAGCTGCACGGCGGAGGGGGCGGGGCCCCAGAGGGAGGAGCTACAAGGGGCGAGGCCGCAGAAGCGCTCAACCGACGGCTGAAACAGGAAAGGGCTGAG CTGGACGCTCGCATTGACACACTCTGCCACGCTTTGGAGGCGCAGCTTGCTCAGAGCGCCACAGGAAGCTGTTCGCCACTTAAATCCTGCGTGCGTGATGACAGCGGTCCGGCGGCGGAGGCCGGGTCAGAGGTCAGAGAGAATCCAACCGACGTCAACGCTCCTGACCT CGTGCGGCGCCGTCTGTCCGTCCAGCTGCCCATCCTCCATCACTCCTACCTGGCTGTCATTGGCGGCGTCAGCGCCAGTAGCTCCGCCCACTTTGGAAGCAGGGAAATGTTCAACGCCACTTCCGTGAAGCCGCAGCTCTGA
- the LOC133621385 gene encoding gamma-aminobutyric acid type B receptor subunit 2-like isoform X2, with product MSPRLRCLLFYFLLPGPVAARVRHPLPVLWMRPAGHGGGVNETVQQALRDLKKQAPPLGNYELQLHAVDSKCDTSAALKALFDAMWAGPEYRLLFGGACPSVTPLLARALPALRMVQVTFSAPGRKWYRNTFSTAPSRRAVNQAAVKLLQRYRWTRVGIIAQEGSSEMAEDLSRHLMKARLELVSMATLHHNDCTGLMDIMERDVRVFIVLAPSDEDSVSQVFCCASRLKLSTSGHQWVVAGGGDPGWRSRSRVSVCTWNEVMAVADGAIWLQTTRVVATPRLPGRTPQEALHLQQSAKVNPLHAFAYDAVWVAAIALSEATEAVKRREKYAGVGEEEVARALHDAVKRTHFDGVTVSAPFTSCLRGGGVTVVTSRVSQGSVSFQDGDRVTAITVLQSQGEDLVMVGEFLSDTRHLRLAEHLVKFKDPTPMHEERRHANVLLPRMVAAVAAVTAALSLTALCITTIKRHASATHDALLLLAVLLSTSSVMAACPDDNSLPQSTLNLLCSVRLWLLSLGQTLGFSAVFTRTWRHFSPGGVVPPPCYVASILALLDVFVLTTWQMVDPLRRVVMRHRPQVRPVLIDNSEERGQPLWAIQGDSAPLDVVSWLPSDGCSSNNMEEWTAFIYAYKAALLGVGCFVAWNIRRRSTVLAFSMSAVAAVSVAGACAWPLLAHNPSLHFCVTSALVLACDLLVLAAMFEVRIGQLHGGGGGAPEGGATRGEAAEALNRRLKQERAELDARIDTLCHALEAQLAQSATGSCSPLKSCVRDDSGPAAEAGSEVRENPTDVNAPDLVRRRLSVQLPILHHSYLAVIGGVSASSSAHFGSREMFNATSVKPQL from the exons ATGTCGCCTCGTCTCCGCTGTCTGCTCTTCTACTTCCTGCTGCCGGGCCCGGTGGCGGCCCGCGTCCGTCACCCACTTCCTGTCCTGTGGATGAGGCCCGCGGGTCACGGGGGCGGAGTCAACGAGACCGTCCAGCAGGCCCTGCGGGACCTGAAGAAGCAAGCCCCGCCTCTGGGAAACTACGAGCTTCAACTCCACGCCGTGGACTCCAAG TGTGACACGTCGGCCGCCCTCAAAGCTTTGTTTGATGCCATGTGGGCGGGGCCTGAGTATCGCTTGCTGTTTGGAGGGGCGTGTCCTTCTGTCACGCCGCTATTGGCTCGTGCTCTGCCGGCGCTCAGGATGGTGCAG gtaacttTTTCAGCACCCGGAAGGAAGTGGTACAGGAACACGTTCAGCACGGCGCCCTCTCGCCGGGCGGTCAATCAGGCCGCCGTCAAGCTGCTGCAGCGCTACAGGTGGACGCGTGTCGGCATCATCGCGCAGGAAGGGTCCTCGGAG ATGGCGGAGGATCTGAGCAGACACCTGATGAAGGCCCGCCTTGAGCTGGTTTCCATGGCGACGCTCCACCACAATGACTGCACCGGCTTGATGGACATAATG GAACGCGACGTGCGCGTCTTCATCGTCCTCGCGCCTTCTGATGAAGATTCTGTCTCTCAGGTTTTCTGCTGT GCCTCCAGACTGAAGCTGTCAACTTCAGGACATCAGTGGGTTGTGGCAGGAGGAGGAGACCCAGGATGGAGGTCCAGGTCGCGGGTGTCAGTCTGCACGTGGAATGAGGTGATGGCGGTGGCAGACGGCGCCATCTGGCTGCAGACAACACGTGTTGTCGCCACGCCAAGACTTCCTGGAAGG ACACCCCAAGAGGCTCTCCACCTCCAGCAGAGTGCAAAGGTCAACCCACTCCACGCCTTCGCCTATGACGCCGTGTGGGTGGCGGCCATCGCTCTGAGCGAGGCGACGGAAGCGGTGAAGCGGCGAGAGAAATACGCCGGCGTCGGTGAGGAGGAAGTGGCGAGGGCGCTGCACGACGCCGTCAAGCGTACACACTTCGATGGCGTGACGGTCAGTGCACCATTCACTTCCTGTCTGCGAGGAGGCGGAGTCACCGTGGTGACATCGCGTGTTTCTCAGGGTTCGGTTTCCTTCCAAGATGGCGACCGAGTGACGGCCATCACAGTGCTTCAGTCTCAAG GCGAAGACCTGGTGATGGTGGGAGAGTTCCTCAGCGACACGCGACACCTGCGACTGGCTGAGCATCTCGTAAAGTTCAAAG ACCCGACTCCGATGCATGAGGAGCGACGTCACGCCAACGTCCTCCTCCCCAGAATGGTGGCAGCGGTCGCCGCGGTAACCGCCGCCCTTTCTTTGACCGCCCTGTGCATCACCACCATCAAGCGCCACGCATCCGCTACCCACGATGCACTGCTGCTGCTGGCCGTCCTTCTCTCCACCTCCTCCGTCATGGCCGCCTGCCCTGATGACAACTCGCTACCCCAATCGACGCTCAACCTTCTCTGCTCG GTCCGTTTATGGCTTTTGTCGTTGGGTCAAACTCTGGGCTTCTCTGCAGTCTTCACCCGAACATGGCGCCATTTCTCGCCAGGAGGTGTTGTGCCACCGCCGTGCTACGTGGCGTCCATCTTGGCTCTGCTGGACGTGTTTGTTTTGACCACCTGGCAAATGGTGGACCCTCTCAGGCGGGTGGTGATGCGGCACAGGCCGCAGGTGAGACCAGTTCTAATAGACAACTCTGAGGAGCGAGGTCAACCTTTGTGGGCTATTCAGGGTGACTCCGCCCCCTTGGACGTCGTCTCGTGGTTGCCCTCTGATGGCTGCAGCAGCAACAACATGGAGGAGTGGACCGCCTTCATCTACGCTTACAAAGCAGCGCTGCTG GGTGTGGGATGTTTCGTGGCGTGGAACATCAGGAGGCGCAGCACGGTCTTGGCGTTCAGTATGTCGGCGGTGGCGGCGGTCAGCGTGGCGGGGGCGTGCGCTTGGCCGCTGCTCGCCCACAATCCTTCACTTCACTTCTGCGTGACCAGCGCTCTGGTCCTCGCCTGCGACCTCCTGGTCCTCGCCGCCATGTTCGAGGTCCGCATCGGCCAGCTGCACGGCGGAGGGGGCGGGGCCCCAGAGGGAGGAGCTACAAGGGGCGAGGCCGCAGAAGCGCTCAACCGACGGCTGAAACAGGAAAGGGCTGAG CTGGACGCTCGCATTGACACACTCTGCCACGCTTTGGAGGCGCAGCTTGCTCAGAGCGCCACAGGAAGCTGTTCGCCACTTAAATCCTGCGTGCGTGATGACAGCGGTCCGGCGGCGGAGGCCGGGTCAGAGGTCAGAGAGAATCCAACCGACGTCAACGCTCCTGACCT CGTGCGGCGCCGTCTGTCCGTCCAGCTGCCCATCCTCCATCACTCCTACCTGGCTGTCATTGGCGGCGTCAGCGCCAGTAGCTCCGCCCACTTTGGAAGCAGGGAAATGTTCAACGCCACTTCCGTGAAGCCGCAGCTCTGA